The proteins below are encoded in one region of Girardinichthys multiradiatus isolate DD_20200921_A chromosome 19, DD_fGirMul_XY1, whole genome shotgun sequence:
- the ivd gene encoding isovaleryl-CoA dehydrogenase, mitochondrial, with product MFAVRNALRLGSRLYVPTVARRGCSGAAVQVDDVVNGLTEEQIQLRQTVRKFCAEKLAPYADEIDKKNEFPGMRDYWRAMGEMGLLGITAPVEDGGTGLGYLEHVIVIEEMSRVSAAIALSYGAHSNLCVNQLVRHGNPKQKEKYMTKLLTGEHVGALAMSEHNAGSDVVSMKLKAVKKGDYYVLNGNKFWITNGPDADVLIVYAKTDPGAHQKGITAFIVEKGMPGFSTAQKLDKLGMRGSNTCELVFEDCKIPEKNILGPLNKGVYVMMSGLDLERLVLAAGPVGIMQAVLDTAVPYLHVREAFGQKIGHFQLMQGKMADMYTRLSSCRQYLYNVARACDKGHFSAKDCAGVILYCAENATQVALDGIQCLGGNGYINDYPVGRFLRDAKLYEIGAGTSEVRRMIIGRAFNSMFR from the exons ATGTTTGCGGTCAGAAACGCTCTCCGCCTCGGCTCCAGGTTATACGTCCCCACCGTGGCGAGGAGGGGATGTTCCGGAGCTGCTGTCCAGGTGGACGACGTGGTGAACGGACTCACAGAGGAGCAAATACAG CTAAGACAGACGGTTCGTAAATTCTGTGCAGAGAAGCTTGCACCTTACGCCGATGAGATTGATAAGAAAAATGAGTTCCCAGGAATGCGG gatTACTGGAGAGCGATGGGAGAGATGGGATTGCTTGGCATTACTGCTCCAG TGGAAGATGGGGGCACCGGATTAGGCTACTTGGAACATGTCATCGTGATTGAGGAAATGTCACGGGTGTCGGCAGCCATCGCTCTCAGTTATGGTGCCCACTCCAATCTTTGTGTCAACCAGCTGGTGCGTCACGGCAACCCCAAGCAGAAGGAGAAGTATATGACGAAG TTACTGACGGGTGAACATGTTGGAGCCCTGGCCATGAGTGAGCATAATGCTGGTTCTGATGTCGTCTCTATGAAACTCAAAGCAGTCAAGAAAG GTGACTATTACGTTCTAAACGGCAACAAGTTCTGGATCACAAACGGGCCAGATGCCGATGTCCTTATTGTGTATGCCAAGACCGATCCCGGGGCGCATCAGAAGGGGATCACGGCTTTCATTGTGGAAAAG GGAATGCCAGGATTCTCTACTGCGCAGAAACTCGACAAACTTGGAATGAGGGGATCCAACACCTGTGAGCTGGTCTTTGAAGACTGTAAAATCCCAG AGAAGAACATACTGGGTCCGCTGAACAAGGGCGTTTATGTAATGATGAGTGGCTTAGATCTGGAGCGGCTGGTGTTGGCTGCTGGACCTGTTGG CATAATGCAGGCTGTTTTGGACACTGCTGTCCCCTACCTACATGTAAGAGAAGCTTTTGGACAGAAGATTGGACACTTTCAG CTGATGCAGGGCAAGATGGCCGACATGTACACCAGACTGAGCTCCTGTCGGCAGTACCTCTACAATGTTGCCAGAGCTTGTGATAAAGGGCACTTTAGTGCAAAG GATTGTGCTGGAGTGATCCTGTACTGTGCTGAGAATGCCACTCAGGTTGCTTTGGATGGCATCCAGTGTTTAG GTGGGAATGGCTACATCAACGACTACCCGGTGGGAAGATTCCTGCGAGATGCAAAGCTGTACGAAATCGGGGCGGGCACGAGCGAAGTACGCAGGATGATCATCGGACGAGCCTTCAACTCCATGTTCAGATAG